One segment of Anastrepha obliqua isolate idAnaObli1 chromosome 3, idAnaObli1_1.0, whole genome shotgun sequence DNA contains the following:
- the LOC129242337 gene encoding serine protease 1-like isoform X2 — protein MKLLSIFALCIAGAAHAFNGRITNGEKATAGQFPYQVGLLLKSNAVSSAWCGGSLISNTYVLTAAHCIDSIPEITVYLGATERTSPEFTHTVTKADVIIHSSWNRRTLRNDISLIKIPYTPYTSKISAVQLPSIANSYSTYIGERVVASGWGRTSDSSNSVTKHLMFATLEVFSNSLCAKSYGSSFVRSSIICVATPSGQSTCNGDSGGPLVLESSMIQVGLTSFGASIGCELGYPITFTRLTKYLKWIKEHTGVSY, from the exons ATGAAGCTTCTGAGCATTTTCGCCTTATGCATTGCTGGCGCTGCACACGCCTTC AATGGACGGATTACTAATGGGGAAAAGGCTACTGCTGGTCAATTTCCCTACCAAGTTGGTCTTCTACTGAAATCGAATGCTGTCTCCTCGGCCTGGTGTGGTGGTTCTTTGATTTCGAACACGTACGTCTTGACAGCTGCGCACTGCATTGACAG TATCCCTGAAATTACAGTTTATTTGGGCGCTACTGAACGCACATCTCCCGAATTTACACACACAGTTACCAAAGCCGATGTTATCATTCATTCTAGCTGGAACAGAAGAACCCTGAGAAATGACATTTCACTCATCAAAATCCCCTATACACCTTATACAAGTAAAATTAGTGCGGTCCAGCTACCCTCCATCGCCAATTCCTACTCAACCTATATTGGTGAGCGAGTTGTTGCATCTGGTTGGGGTCGCACTTCTGATTCTAGCAACTCAGTCACCAAACATTTGATGTTTGCCACCTTAGAAGTCTTTTCGAATTCATTGTGCGCTAAGTCCTATGGAAGTTCCTTTGTGCGATCGTCCATCATTTGTGTTGCGACGCCTAGTGGTCAGTCCACCTGCAACGGTGATTCTGGTGGTCCATTAGTATTGGAATCGTCTATGATTCAAGTTGGTTTAACCTCGTTCGGGGCAAGCATTGGCTGCGAGTTGGGCTATCCAATCACATTCACTCGTTTGACCAAGTACTTAAAATGGATCAAGGAACATACAGGAGTTTCATACTAA
- the LOC129242337 gene encoding serine protease 1-like isoform X1, translating into MKLLSIFALCIAGAAHAFSVVELTPHHIESPVLANIVESTNNIEPNGRITNGEKATAGQFPYQVGLLLKSNAVSSAWCGGSLISNTYVLTAAHCIDSIPEITVYLGATERTSPEFTHTVTKADVIIHSSWNRRTLRNDISLIKIPYTPYTSKISAVQLPSIANSYSTYIGERVVASGWGRTSDSSNSVTKHLMFATLEVFSNSLCAKSYGSSFVRSSIICVATPSGQSTCNGDSGGPLVLESSMIQVGLTSFGASIGCELGYPITFTRLTKYLKWIKEHTGVSY; encoded by the exons ATGAAGCTTCTGAGCATTTTCGCCTTATGCATTGCTGGCGCTGCACACGCCTTCAGCGTAGTGGAACTCACCCCGCACCACATTGAATCGCCAGTGTTAGCCAATATCGTTGAATCAACTAATAATATCGAACCGAATGGACGGATTACTAATGGGGAAAAGGCTACTGCTGGTCAATTTCCCTACCAAGTTGGTCTTCTACTGAAATCGAATGCTGTCTCCTCGGCCTGGTGTGGTGGTTCTTTGATTTCGAACACGTACGTCTTGACAGCTGCGCACTGCATTGACAG TATCCCTGAAATTACAGTTTATTTGGGCGCTACTGAACGCACATCTCCCGAATTTACACACACAGTTACCAAAGCCGATGTTATCATTCATTCTAGCTGGAACAGAAGAACCCTGAGAAATGACATTTCACTCATCAAAATCCCCTATACACCTTATACAAGTAAAATTAGTGCGGTCCAGCTACCCTCCATCGCCAATTCCTACTCAACCTATATTGGTGAGCGAGTTGTTGCATCTGGTTGGGGTCGCACTTCTGATTCTAGCAACTCAGTCACCAAACATTTGATGTTTGCCACCTTAGAAGTCTTTTCGAATTCATTGTGCGCTAAGTCCTATGGAAGTTCCTTTGTGCGATCGTCCATCATTTGTGTTGCGACGCCTAGTGGTCAGTCCACCTGCAACGGTGATTCTGGTGGTCCATTAGTATTGGAATCGTCTATGATTCAAGTTGGTTTAACCTCGTTCGGGGCAAGCATTGGCTGCGAGTTGGGCTATCCAATCACATTCACTCGTTTGACCAAGTACTTAAAATGGATCAAGGAACATACAGGAGTTTCATACTAA